A genomic window from Cucumis melo cultivar AY chromosome 8, USDA_Cmelo_AY_1.0, whole genome shotgun sequence includes:
- the LOC103495814 gene encoding uncharacterized protein LOC103495814 isoform X1: protein MFGNPVAVPANSSPHLRKSGSRPVVSDLEYLSGTETGNGVDETLLHSMEVDDLKSTILTMNPVAIVPSPILLWRFKVFLFIFWGLFCCKIGWDSVMRMSADLRDLFLYEAFLYYNPLLLVTMMVWLWGINLWVFSQSNVNYAKIFELDQNHLTHREIWKCATWMTIVVPTSMTAYLYLYSHGEVSLAASQPVLLYVAVAMILIFPFEIFFLSSRFFLLRTLWRIVFPLQAITFADFFLADILTSMSKVFSDLERSVCRMIHRQVATIAWFEADSVCGSHSVAIPVVLVLPYLFRLFQCLRQYKDTGEKPTLLNALKYSTAVPVIFLSALKYHVFPDKWTSFYRPLWLLSSVLNSSYSFYWDVKRDWDLSTFTRIFKFNRPHFFSHLFYGRKWVYIWVLGSNLILRCTWTYKLSAHLRHNYLTVFTITALEIFRRFQWIFFRVENEWNKMNSKSNIQITMSNLPTEEDKLLNSSNHNV from the exons ATGTTTGGAAATCCAGTGGCAGTTCCTGCCAATAGTAGTCCACATTTAAGAAAATCTGGAAGCAGACCTGTAGTATCGGATTTGG AATATTTGTCTGGTACCGAGACAGGAAATGGTGTGGATGAAACTTTGTTGCATTCAATGGAGGTCGATGATTTGAAGAGTACTATATTAACAATGAATCCTGTAGCCATAGTTCCATCTCCTATTTTGTTATGGAGATTCAAG GTTTTCTTGTTCATCTTCTGGGGTTTATTTTGTTGCAAG ATTGGCTGGGATTCTGTTATGAGAATGAGTGCAGACCTGCGAGACCTATTTCTTTATGAAGCGTTTCTTTATTATAATCCTCTTCTTCTGGTG ACTATGATGGTTTGGCTGTGGGGAATTAACTTATGGGTTTTTTCCCAGTCCAACGTTAATTATGCAAAGATATTTGAACTCGACCAGAATCATCTAACTCACCGAGAGATTTGGAAG TGTGCCACGTGGATGACTATTGTTGTCCCAACTAGCATGACAGCCTACctctatctttattctcatGGAGAAGTATCACTAGCTGCATCACAACCA GTTCTCTTATATGTTGCTGTTGCAATGATTTTGATTTtcccttttgaaatatttttcttgTCATCTCGATTTTTCTTATTAAGGACTCTCTGGCGAATAGTTTTCCCCTTGCAG GCGATTACATTTGCTGACTTTTTTCTAGCTGATATTCTGACGTCAATGTCAAAG GTTTTTTCTGATTTGGAAAGATCAGTGTGTCGAATGATTCACCGACAG GTTGCCACCATTGCATGGTTTGAAGCAGATTCTGTTTGTGGAAGTCACTCTGTTGCAATCCCTGTGGTCCTTGTCTTGCCTTATCTTTTTCGTTTGTTCCAATGTCTTCGGCAATATAAGGATACAGGGGAAAAACCAACACTTCTGAACG CTTTAAAATATTCAACCGCAGTACCAGTAATTTTCCTTTCTGCCCTTAAATACCATGTCTTCCCTGATAAATGGACCAGCTTTTATCGGCCGCTTTGGCTGCTGTCTAGTGTTCTAAACTCATCATACTCATTTTACTGGGATGTGAAACGCGATTGGGACTTGAG CACTTTCACCCGGATTTTCAAGTTCAACCGACCACACTTTTTCTCACATCTCTTTTATGGCCGGAAATGG GTTTACATTTGGGTGCTTGGAAGTAATCTGATATTGCGGTGTACGTGGACGTATAAGTTATCTGCTCATCTTCGACACAATTACCTTACAGTCTTCACGATCACTGCATTAGAGATCTTCCGAAGATTCCAATGGATTTTCTTCCGAGTTGAAAATGAGTGGAACAAGATGAACTCGAAGTCGAACATACAAATTACAATGAGTAATCTCCCAACCGAGGAAGACAAATTACTCAACTCCAGTAACCATAATGTTTAA
- the LOC103495814 gene encoding uncharacterized protein LOC103495814 isoform X2 — MEVDDLKSTILTMNPVAIVPSPILLWRFKVFLFIFWGLFCCKIGWDSVMRMSADLRDLFLYEAFLYYNPLLLVTMMVWLWGINLWVFSQSNVNYAKIFELDQNHLTHREIWKCATWMTIVVPTSMTAYLYLYSHGEVSLAASQPVLLYVAVAMILIFPFEIFFLSSRFFLLRTLWRIVFPLQAITFADFFLADILTSMSKVFSDLERSVCRMIHRQVATIAWFEADSVCGSHSVAIPVVLVLPYLFRLFQCLRQYKDTGEKPTLLNALKYSTAVPVIFLSALKYHVFPDKWTSFYRPLWLLSSVLNSSYSFYWDVKRDWDLSTFTRIFKFNRPHFFSHLFYGRKWVYIWVLGSNLILRCTWTYKLSAHLRHNYLTVFTITALEIFRRFQWIFFRVENEWNKMNSKSNIQITMSNLPTEEDKLLNSSNHNV; from the exons ATGGAGGTCGATGATTTGAAGAGTACTATATTAACAATGAATCCTGTAGCCATAGTTCCATCTCCTATTTTGTTATGGAGATTCAAG GTTTTCTTGTTCATCTTCTGGGGTTTATTTTGTTGCAAG ATTGGCTGGGATTCTGTTATGAGAATGAGTGCAGACCTGCGAGACCTATTTCTTTATGAAGCGTTTCTTTATTATAATCCTCTTCTTCTGGTG ACTATGATGGTTTGGCTGTGGGGAATTAACTTATGGGTTTTTTCCCAGTCCAACGTTAATTATGCAAAGATATTTGAACTCGACCAGAATCATCTAACTCACCGAGAGATTTGGAAG TGTGCCACGTGGATGACTATTGTTGTCCCAACTAGCATGACAGCCTACctctatctttattctcatGGAGAAGTATCACTAGCTGCATCACAACCA GTTCTCTTATATGTTGCTGTTGCAATGATTTTGATTTtcccttttgaaatatttttcttgTCATCTCGATTTTTCTTATTAAGGACTCTCTGGCGAATAGTTTTCCCCTTGCAG GCGATTACATTTGCTGACTTTTTTCTAGCTGATATTCTGACGTCAATGTCAAAG GTTTTTTCTGATTTGGAAAGATCAGTGTGTCGAATGATTCACCGACAG GTTGCCACCATTGCATGGTTTGAAGCAGATTCTGTTTGTGGAAGTCACTCTGTTGCAATCCCTGTGGTCCTTGTCTTGCCTTATCTTTTTCGTTTGTTCCAATGTCTTCGGCAATATAAGGATACAGGGGAAAAACCAACACTTCTGAACG CTTTAAAATATTCAACCGCAGTACCAGTAATTTTCCTTTCTGCCCTTAAATACCATGTCTTCCCTGATAAATGGACCAGCTTTTATCGGCCGCTTTGGCTGCTGTCTAGTGTTCTAAACTCATCATACTCATTTTACTGGGATGTGAAACGCGATTGGGACTTGAG CACTTTCACCCGGATTTTCAAGTTCAACCGACCACACTTTTTCTCACATCTCTTTTATGGCCGGAAATGG GTTTACATTTGGGTGCTTGGAAGTAATCTGATATTGCGGTGTACGTGGACGTATAAGTTATCTGCTCATCTTCGACACAATTACCTTACAGTCTTCACGATCACTGCATTAGAGATCTTCCGAAGATTCCAATGGATTTTCTTCCGAGTTGAAAATGAGTGGAACAAGATGAACTCGAAGTCGAACATACAAATTACAATGAGTAATCTCCCAACCGAGGAAGACAAATTACTCAACTCCAGTAACCATAATGTTTAA